From a region of the Roseivirga sp. 4D4 genome:
- a CDS encoding TonB-dependent receptor: protein MRTLLFTVCALLFFNVVRAQDKFTLNGYVRDAKSGEELIGVTILIEQTGGGANTNPYGFYSLTLPEGEYTIQFRYVGFETKVEKIQLNKDLSLNINLEEETVELSEVVVTAERQDVNVTGIQMSKNEIDIQQLKKLPALFGEPDIIKTIQMLPGVVSAGEGTSSFFVRGGSADQNLILIDEAPVYDPSHLFGLFSVFNADVIKDSELYKGGIPSRFGGRLSSILEVRTKDGNNKELKGEAGIGLLASSVMLEGPIKKDESSFIISARRSYVDLFLRLADQKNLVYFYDINAKVNWRANNKNRFFLALYTGRDDFNFDGNFGFDWGNRTATFRWNHLFNDKLFSNTSLIASSFDYGLGSQEQSDGFQWDSNLEEYSFKQDLNYFFNPSLTMDFGYHVTYRKFAPGKIVPSEESIFKTVELQNEFALDHALYASLQHQISDKLTFEYGARLSVFQNIGENTVYTYLDKLDNTNPIRIDSTQYGSFENIKTYVNFEPRFSARYILNNESSLKASYNRMVQNTHLISSGTVPLPFNTWAPSSTYLKPQIADQFALGYFRNFDDNRFEFSMEAFYKDISNVTDFADNARIFFNQDLSTEFRQGKSEAYGLELMLQKKKGDLSGFIAYTLSRVDRTVPGVNQGRSFLANYDRRHNLNIVGTYDHNDKWTFGGSFTYGTGRPITLPSGSYEFGDGQVADIITERNGFRLQDFHRVDLSATLVPRKNRDKKYETSWVFSLYNVYSRKNPFSIYTRVRLDDDDNVIGDGTEKEARLIYLFPILPSVTFNINF, encoded by the coding sequence TTCCAGAAGGAGAGTACACTATTCAATTTAGGTATGTAGGCTTTGAAACTAAGGTTGAAAAGATTCAGCTCAATAAGGATCTGTCTCTGAACATCAACTTGGAAGAGGAAACAGTTGAGCTCAGCGAAGTTGTAGTGACAGCTGAGCGTCAGGATGTCAATGTCACCGGAATCCAGATGAGTAAGAATGAAATAGATATTCAGCAGCTTAAAAAGCTGCCCGCTCTATTTGGTGAACCTGATATCATTAAGACCATTCAAATGTTACCGGGGGTAGTTTCTGCAGGGGAAGGAACATCGAGTTTCTTTGTCCGAGGAGGAAGTGCAGACCAAAACCTAATTTTAATCGATGAGGCCCCAGTTTATGACCCTTCGCATTTGTTTGGGCTATTTTCGGTCTTTAACGCGGATGTGATCAAGGATTCGGAATTGTATAAAGGGGGTATTCCTTCAAGGTTTGGCGGAAGGCTCTCGTCCATATTGGAAGTAAGAACCAAGGATGGTAACAACAAGGAGTTAAAGGGAGAGGCAGGTATTGGCCTTCTGGCCAGCAGTGTGATGCTAGAGGGCCCAATAAAAAAGGATGAGAGTTCTTTTATCATCTCTGCCAGAAGGTCTTACGTGGACCTTTTTTTAAGACTGGCCGATCAAAAGAACCTCGTTTACTTTTATGATATCAATGCAAAAGTTAACTGGCGCGCTAACAATAAGAATAGGTTCTTTCTGGCGCTTTATACAGGGCGAGATGACTTTAACTTCGATGGTAACTTTGGCTTCGATTGGGGTAATAGAACAGCAACTTTCCGCTGGAATCATCTCTTTAACGATAAGCTGTTTTCAAATACTTCTTTAATCGCCAGTTCTTTTGACTATGGACTCGGTTCCCAAGAGCAGTCGGATGGCTTTCAATGGGATTCTAATCTTGAAGAGTACAGCTTTAAGCAAGATTTGAATTACTTTTTTAACCCTAGTTTAACGATGGACTTTGGTTATCATGTGACCTATAGAAAGTTTGCGCCAGGTAAAATTGTTCCGAGTGAGGAGTCGATTTTCAAAACTGTTGAGCTCCAGAATGAATTTGCTTTAGATCATGCTTTGTATGCAAGTCTACAACATCAAATTAGTGACAAACTTACATTTGAATATGGTGCCAGGCTTTCAGTATTTCAAAACATTGGAGAGAACACGGTATATACTTACCTGGATAAGCTCGATAATACAAATCCAATTAGGATAGATTCAACACAATATGGAAGCTTCGAGAATATAAAGACCTATGTCAATTTTGAACCGCGTTTTTCAGCACGATATATATTGAATAACGAGAGTAGTCTGAAAGCGAGCTATAACAGAATGGTCCAGAATACGCATTTGATTTCAAGTGGTACCGTACCATTGCCTTTTAATACCTGGGCGCCAAGTTCTACTTATTTGAAACCTCAGATTGCCGATCAATTTGCCTTAGGGTATTTCAGAAACTTCGATGACAATCGATTTGAGTTTTCAATGGAAGCTTTCTACAAGGACATCAGCAATGTGACAGACTTTGCAGATAATGCTCGCATCTTCTTTAATCAGGATTTGTCTACAGAATTCAGACAAGGAAAGTCTGAAGCATATGGCTTAGAACTAATGTTACAGAAGAAGAAAGGAGACTTATCAGGTTTTATAGCCTACACACTGTCTCGAGTAGATAGGACGGTGCCCGGTGTGAATCAGGGTAGGTCCTTTTTGGCCAACTACGATAGACGTCACAACCTCAATATTGTGGGTACCTATGATCATAATGATAAATGGACCTTTGGTGGAAGCTTTACCTATGGAACAGGTCGCCCTATAACGCTACCATCCGGTTCTTATGAATTTGGAGATGGGCAAGTTGCGGATATTATTACCGAGAGAAACGGATTCAGGCTACAGGATTTCCACAGAGTAGACCTTAGTGCCACTTTGGTTCCCAGAAAAAATCGAGACAAGAAGTATGAGACTTCATGGGTATTCTCGCTCTATAATGTTTATAGCAGAAAGAATCCTTTTTCAATCTACACCCGAGTGAGACTAGATGATGATGACAATGTAATCGGTGACGGCACAGAGAAAGAGGCCCGTCTCATTTACCTATTCCCAATTTTACCTTCAGTAACCTTCAATATCAATTTTTAG
- a CDS encoding DUF4249 domain-containing protein: MRKQLKNISLPLIALVILIFSACEETVTIETNDLDERVVIEGLVTNQQNHYVKLTRTRSFYATGPAEAIENALVSVSDDNGNTFQFVHNPTDNPEQDGFYYPVNNFQGQIGSVYTLDVQVDGEQYGAQEELLPVTAIDSLTVILNEEEFEDPEEEGRFYEVLFYASEPQDRKDQYLFKFYRDGEIVKDFPTDIYFSDDILLGEKIDDLEIAGYYALGETVTVEMYSLTQEAFIFYSDLFNLLNNDGGMFSPPPANPRTNLSNGALGYFQVSAVDSDDILIEDPGN; this comes from the coding sequence ATGAGGAAGCAATTAAAAAACATAAGTCTACCATTGATCGCCTTGGTCATATTGATCTTCAGTGCATGTGAAGAGACGGTAACCATTGAAACCAATGATTTGGATGAAAGGGTGGTGATAGAAGGTCTTGTGACCAATCAGCAAAACCACTATGTGAAACTCACACGAACGCGATCCTTCTATGCAACAGGGCCTGCTGAGGCTATCGAAAATGCTTTAGTCAGTGTTTCTGATGATAATGGAAATACCTTTCAATTTGTTCATAACCCAACGGATAATCCTGAGCAAGATGGCTTCTACTATCCGGTGAATAATTTTCAAGGGCAAATAGGATCGGTTTACACCTTGGATGTTCAAGTAGATGGAGAGCAGTATGGGGCACAGGAAGAGTTGTTACCGGTGACAGCTATTGATTCTCTGACGGTAATATTGAATGAGGAAGAGTTCGAAGACCCAGAGGAAGAAGGACGATTTTACGAAGTCCTATTTTATGCTTCAGAACCTCAGGATAGAAAGGATCAATACCTATTTAAGTTCTATCGTGATGGAGAGATCGTTAAGGATTTTCCTACTGACATTTACTTCTCTGATGATATACTATTGGGAGAGAAGATTGACGATCTAGAAATAGCAGGTTATTATGCGCTAGGGGAGACTGTGACGGTGGAAATGTACAGTCTAACTCAGGAGGCATTTATATTTTATTCAGACCTCTTTAATCTACTCAATAATGACGGTGGTATGTTCAGCCCACCACCTGCAAATCCAAGAACTAACCTGAGCAATGGAGCTTTAGGCTACTTTCAGGTAAGTGCTGTGGATAGTGATGATATATTAATTGAAGACCCCGGAAACTAG
- the tyrS gene encoding tyrosine--tRNA ligase → MSNPLVEELRWRGMIHDIMPGTEEQLSKELTAGYIGFDPTADSLHIGNLVPVMLLVHLQRAGHKPVALVGGATGMVGDPSGKSAERQLLEEDVLNHNLAGQKAQLEKFLDFDCGDNSAEIVNNYDWFKGMGFLEFIRDVGKHITVNYMMSKDSVKNRLEGGMSFTEFTYQLVQGYDFYHLYQNKNCKIQMGGSDQWGNIVTGTELIRRKAQGEAFALTAPLIKKADGSKFGKSEGGNIWLDKEKTSPYKFYQYWLNTSDEDASNFIRIFTLLGKDEIEALEAQHAEAPHMRTLQKALAEDVTRRIHSEEDLQMAIKASGILFGKSTKEDLTSLDESTLLSVFEGVPQVTIASSELESAANYIDLLSELTKGIIFSSKGEARRMLQGGGVSINKAKIADMNAKPELTLLQGKYFLAQKGKKNYYLITVE, encoded by the coding sequence ATGAGTAACCCACTGGTTGAAGAATTGAGATGGCGTGGAATGATTCACGACATCATGCCTGGTACTGAAGAACAACTGTCTAAGGAGCTTACGGCTGGATATATCGGGTTTGACCCAACTGCTGACTCACTTCATATTGGCAACCTGGTACCCGTTATGCTGCTAGTTCACTTACAACGAGCAGGCCACAAACCAGTAGCCCTTGTCGGTGGTGCTACCGGAATGGTCGGAGACCCATCAGGCAAATCAGCGGAACGTCAGCTTTTAGAAGAAGATGTCCTCAATCATAACCTGGCAGGTCAAAAGGCACAATTAGAAAAGTTCTTGGACTTTGACTGTGGCGATAATTCCGCGGAAATCGTCAATAACTATGATTGGTTCAAGGGAATGGGTTTTCTTGAATTCATTCGTGATGTGGGAAAACACATCACCGTGAATTACATGATGTCTAAGGACTCGGTGAAAAATCGATTGGAAGGCGGAATGTCCTTTACCGAATTCACTTACCAATTGGTTCAGGGATACGACTTCTATCACTTATACCAAAACAAGAATTGTAAAATTCAAATGGGTGGTTCCGATCAATGGGGCAACATTGTCACAGGAACCGAACTCATCAGAAGGAAGGCTCAAGGCGAAGCATTTGCCTTAACGGCTCCATTGATCAAAAAGGCTGATGGATCCAAATTCGGTAAGTCCGAAGGTGGAAATATATGGCTGGATAAAGAGAAAACTTCACCATACAAGTTCTATCAATATTGGCTAAATACCTCAGATGAGGATGCTAGCAACTTCATTCGAATCTTCACTCTACTTGGCAAGGATGAAATTGAGGCCTTAGAAGCACAACATGCCGAAGCACCTCACATGAGAACCTTACAGAAAGCACTTGCTGAGGATGTGACCAGAAGAATTCATTCAGAAGAAGACCTTCAAATGGCCATCAAGGCCTCTGGAATTCTATTTGGTAAGTCCACCAAAGAAGACCTCACATCTTTAGATGAGAGCACATTACTGTCCGTTTTCGAGGGGGTTCCTCAGGTAACTATTGCCTCAAGCGAACTTGAGAGTGCAGCAAACTATATTGATTTACTCTCAGAGCTTACTAAAGGCATCATCTTCAGCTCTAAAGGCGAGGCTAGAAGAATGCTGCAAGGCGGTGGTGTCTCTATCAACAAGGCTAAAATTGCCGACATGAATGCCAAACCTGAATTGACCCTGCTTCAAGGAAAGTACTTCTTAGCTCAAAAAGGCAAGAAGAATTACTATCTGATCACTGTTGAGTAA
- a CDS encoding polymer-forming cytoskeletal protein: protein MSKRESASVNPSTYITQVRNGSVISGNMKSEHSIRVDGFVTGDLISSEKIIIGSHGEIGGNLSGTDITIDGYVNGDVLANGLLHISKTAKIYGKIYSKRISVENGAEMNGKVNVGAEVEMPELNSSSPSRSTQKITFTTNTSNDDEDRQDNYGGVAW, encoded by the coding sequence ATGAGTAAGAGAGAATCAGCTTCGGTTAACCCATCGACCTACATCACACAGGTCAGGAATGGCTCTGTGATTTCAGGTAATATGAAATCTGAGCACAGCATCCGAGTAGATGGGTTTGTGACAGGGGATTTGATCTCAAGCGAGAAGATCATTATTGGTAGTCATGGTGAAATTGGAGGAAACCTAAGCGGTACAGATATCACCATCGATGGCTACGTCAACGGAGATGTTTTAGCCAATGGTCTCCTGCATATCTCTAAGACAGCCAAAATCTATGGTAAAATCTATTCTAAAAGAATTTCTGTAGAAAATGGCGCTGAAATGAATGGAAAGGTGAATGTCGGGGCAGAAGTCGAGATGCCTGAATTGAATAGTAGCTCACCTTCTAGGTCTACACAGAAAATTACTTTTACGACCAATACATCAAATGATGATGAGGATCGTCAAGACAATTACGGAGGAGTAGCCTGGTAG
- a CDS encoding ParM/StbA family protein, whose product MFKTYTFPSVFEGNNTDLRNVSPDLINGLKLYHNGDGYVVGNLALTEGVSPHRNINSAPDELDYHLLLKSGMLIANQKLGNPLTLSTGFPFSTFQLYKEVASELINTQHVIEYDAATYGGGTRKNVQVEIDSVQVIPEVISCAIALRKGLQKATGNFFVMSLGYGTLEGLLSTEGGIVQRTSLSTYGLRYAVNLLEKELAKTYYLELKTEHQIDAAFQKGVIFLNRKRIDIKEIRDKVLKQYYEDVISPAMRKAFNDNDFTISHEMFLAGGGAMYPMLVDCFKKEFQDILDLQVANEPQTLASRGYCINSAQLNGGVKSNAVGLDIGNATTILSIFDENGATSNSSIPSDY is encoded by the coding sequence ATGTTTAAGACTTATACATTCCCAAGTGTTTTCGAGGGAAATAATACGGATTTAAGAAACGTTTCTCCAGACCTGATCAATGGTCTAAAATTATATCATAATGGCGATGGTTACGTGGTTGGTAACCTTGCACTTACCGAAGGAGTATCTCCACACAGAAATATCAATAGTGCTCCGGACGAGCTAGACTATCATTTACTATTGAAATCAGGTATGCTGATCGCAAACCAGAAATTAGGAAATCCGCTTACACTTTCTACCGGCTTTCCATTCTCAACCTTTCAGCTTTATAAAGAAGTAGCCAGCGAATTGATCAATACACAACATGTAATCGAGTACGATGCCGCTACTTATGGCGGAGGCACTAGAAAGAATGTACAGGTTGAAATCGACAGTGTTCAGGTCATACCAGAGGTAATTAGCTGTGCCATTGCACTCCGCAAGGGACTTCAGAAAGCAACGGGCAACTTCTTTGTCATGTCACTTGGGTACGGAACACTAGAGGGGCTTTTGAGTACTGAAGGTGGTATTGTTCAAAGAACATCACTTTCAACTTACGGATTGAGATACGCTGTTAACCTGCTAGAAAAAGAACTGGCAAAAACTTACTATTTAGAGCTCAAAACTGAGCATCAGATTGATGCAGCTTTTCAGAAGGGAGTAATATTCTTAAATAGAAAACGTATTGATATTAAGGAGATTAGAGACAAAGTATTAAAGCAATACTATGAGGATGTAATCTCTCCTGCCATGAGAAAAGCTTTTAATGACAATGACTTTACCATCTCTCACGAGATGTTCTTAGCTGGAGGTGGTGCAATGTATCCGATGTTAGTTGATTGCTTCAAGAAAGAATTCCAGGACATCCTTGATCTTCAAGTAGCGAATGAGCCACAAACACTGGCAAGTAGAGGCTATTGCATTAACTCCGCTCAATTGAATGGCGGGGTAAAAAGCAATGCTGTCGGACTTGATATTGGAAATGCGACTACTATTCTTTCGATCTTTGACGAAAATGGTGCAACTTCAAATTCATCCATTCCATCTGATTACTAA